The Punica granatum isolate Tunisia-2019 chromosome 4, ASM765513v2, whole genome shotgun sequence sequence TTTATCCCGAATAACGAACAAAACCTCCAATGAAGttgtcatttttctttctctttatttACAATGGGGCATTAGTTTTTCATCTCATTAGTCTTTTATCCCGTGCAACGCACGGGTTCATTATCACATACCAATTATCATCTTATAGGAATTACTCACATTGtcaacaaaatatttcttattaataaaagtagaaatcaatttaaatacaaaataataattttcaatgcATTAGAATaagtataaataatttaataataatgttGCAACTAATTGTCTTATTCAATATGAATTATGTATCTATTAaatcattaatatattataatgattTATCATAGATGATCCGTTCATGCATTTgctaatttgtaattttttttgctataaaaatattatttaatgaggttttaatttccaaatgttgttatatatatttgttattttcatgaaaaacAATTTCCTGaaattagtaattttattttcaaatgacCTTAGTATGATTAAATTAGTTTGCTTGCAAtaatcttttttccttttaaaatatattaatatgaaattaattgtTTCTTAACGCTATCACAaagttatataattttttatatcattgaaaaaaaactTGCTTTTAAGTCATTTAGTTAATTACTTATCCTATTGATAATTGagcatattatattaaattttgttatatttatgaaattatgcatTGTCATTAATAGAAACTAATTTTTagctaataatatatatatatatatctacatataacaTTCTATCCATAATTGATTCCTACATTTACAATcacttattaataattttctaaattatgtTAGTTCAAAAgagttttctctctctctttttttgggtaagtaAGAGTTTGCTCCTTTAAGCATTAAATAGTGTATTTTACAACAATATTATATCaaaatttgttatatttatgaaattatacattttcatttatataaacCAATTTTTAGCTAATTGTTATattttacaaacttttttttaattctcctaaaattttataataacataAGAAAGTTTACAAAAATTGTTTATTGATAAAGCAAATTGATGATTCTAACCCAGTTGTGAATTAACATCGGATTGGGTCTGGGTCGGATCAATTTCTTCAGTTCAATTGTGTTCAAACTTCAAATTCAAGTAGGAACGACTCGACTAAATGGCACGAGTTGGCTGTAGTGACGAAGCTTCCGTCCGTGATTGTTTGTACTTATTATGCAGCATTATTATGGTACACATTATACAAAATGTCACGTGAcaatataaacaaaaatagaaacaaTATTATTTGTAATGATCATACAACgcgaaaaattaattataaaatttataataatgaGAAAAGTGACCCGtgaaacatacatatatatagggcCATAATTTTGGATAACCATAAAGAGATTCGTTATTATTTCTCACAGCACCATATTAATGAAGTGTCATTTTCTCCAGTAATCAGGATTGGCATTACGGACATCTGATCAAGCTATGGGATTTGGTTAGGACCGATTCAAACCTAAAGGGAATCATGttggaaaaatatgaaaagtttaGGGACCGATATTGGTTAAAGTCAAACGTCAGGGACGTTTTATTCACGTATACAAACTCTGGCTGTGCTACGTGGTAACACGGAATTGAAGGGAAATGAGATCCGTTACGGTTTAAAGCAATAGATCCCAAGTCcccggctcggctcggctctcTGCCCCCCTCCCATTCTTCCCTGgaatttgaaattcaaaactCGGGAGGTTTTTGAAGTTCTTGAGGGACCGGACCGAAGCCGAAACATCATCTCATCATCTCACATCTCATCCGCTCCCTTCTCCTCTCAacggtcctctctctctctctctctctctctctcttccctctcacatacactctctctctctcgctccaCTCTCTCTTCTTCAACGACTGCCTGAGCTCAATTCGATCCCCAGACGGCGCCATCTTCCCAGGGAAAGCTCAATTTTCTCGGGAGAAACCACAGCTGCGAAGAAATCTCTGTGCAGAGCAAATAAATCACTGTCGGAGCACCGTTTCTGCTTCAGGTTCGTCTTCAGATCTACTGTCTTCTTGCCCTCCTCTGATGCTCCCTAGGTTTCTTCCCTTCCAGTCAAGGTAGCTCCGcattcgtttttttttttcgagttTCTGAGTTAAAAAAAGGGTAATTATCGATATCTGTTGGTGATTCGGGTGTTTAAGCTCGTCGGGATATGAACTGCGGAGTGATGAGTTCGATCATACGATTGGTTTAATTAGTTGATTTTCCGCCACAACTCTTTGGTATAGCTGCTACTGAAGGTAATCGGGGCATGCCAATCAGTAATAATGATCGAGGGGTTAAGCTTTTCCCGGGGAAGTGTGAATAGTGTCAACTTTTTCCCTGACTGAGTATATGAGTATTTAACGTGATTGATATTTTTAGGAACACTTGATTCTCGGCATGTCTAAGACTCCAAGTGATCCGCTTATGCAAGTAGAGACAACATGCGGGACACTTCTATATGAGCTCCAGGTTTGTCATCTATTCCTTAGAGCAAAAGCTATGATATTGCTTTGATCTTTTCCTTTTGTGGGTTAATTCCTGTCTTATTGGAGAAAGTCATTCCATTGATTGTGCACGGCATTGAAATGCAGATAATCTGGGATGAAATTGGGGAATCTGATGGTGATCGAGATAAAATGCTGCTTGAGCTTGAACGAGAATGTCTGGAAGTTTACAGAAGGAGGGTAGACCAGGCAAATCGATCCAGAGCTCAGTTACGGCAAGCAATTGCTGATTCTGAAGCAGAACTTGCGGCCATCTGTTCAGCAATGGGTGAGCGGCCATTGCACATAAAGCAGGTCAGCATTTAAGAGCAATTCAGCTTTTGCATGTTTCCCAAGGGAAAGAGGTTCTTCTAAGTTGCTTTAGTTTCCGCAGTGCTGGAGTATCCCAGAATTATTTGGTGTAAAATCTAGGCAAGATTTGGGTTTGATTGAATGAATTGAAGCAGGCCTTGCTAATATGTCAGTTGGACCAGATGAGTTGAATGTCAATTTAGGCATTTATCCAGAAAAGCTTAAGTGAAGGACAAAGACTAGTATCTACCCTGTTGAAGAAAGCTCATGGCATGATAAATACATATTCAAGTGGGGCTTACCTGGAGCGGTTGCAGCAGTTGATGTCCTGAACCTAGACGAGTCATGTTATTTTAGTAAAAACAACTTCCAATTGTTCCCATCTCACTACTTTAGCTTTaagatttttgttattttaggCATTTGATATTTCTATGTTGTGGATTGTACTATTCATAGTAAACTAGAGGAGATGAAGCACGCTAACAGAGTGCTTCTTTCTCCCAGCCTGATCAGAATACCGGAAGCTTGAAGGAAGAGCTGCAGAACATTCTTCCACAACTAGAGGAGATGCGGAAAAGGCAATGTGACAGAAGAAATCAGTTTATTGAAGTTCTCGAGCAGATTCAAGGAATTGCAAATGAAATGTCTATGTACACTGACAAAAAATGTTCGAAACTGGTTTTGGACGAGTCTGATCTATCTTTGAGGAAGCTTGAGGAACTCCATAGACAGTTACATGCACTTCAAAAAGAGAAGGCAATAAGCTCATTTTGTCATTGTTAAATCTTATCTGCCTTTTCCATTTGAAGATCTAATTTACTAACTTAGTGTGCTCTTTTTTgccttccccccccccccccctctgtAGACTGATCGCCTGATGCAGGTTCAGGACCACTTGAATGTATTAAATTCACTCTGTTTGGTGCTTGGTTTGGATTTCAAGCACACTGCTGCAGAGGTTCATCCGAGCTTAGTTGATTCTGAAAGATCCCGGGACATAAGTAATAACACAATTGAAAAGCTGGGTGCTGCAATAGCAAAACTAAGAGAGGTCAAATTACAGAGGATGCAAAGGGTAATTAACAGTTACGATAAGTTTTGATAGCTTTCCATTTGGATTATCATTTTTGGTTTCATTGGTATACTGATCTTTCCTCAATTTGGCAGCTTCAAGACCTTGCCACAAATATGCTGGAGCTGTGGAATTTGATGGATACGCCAGTTGAAGAGCAACAGATGTTTCAGAATGTTACTTGCAATATAGCTGCATCGGAGCACGAAATAACTGAACCTAATACTCTCTCAGTTGActtcatcagttctgtaagttacaaaaagataaatgatTTGTTCAGGATGTTAAGGCAGCATCAGCCTGGAATATTTGTGTTTGTAAATGATATCTCTTTTGATTAGCTAGAATTCCTTCTATAGGTTGAAGCAGAAGTAGCTCGGCTGGAGGAGTTAAAGTCGAGCAAAATGAAAGAACTTGTTTTGAAGAAGAGGGCAGAATTAGAGGAAATTTGCCGCAAGACGCATTTGATTGCTGAAGCAGATACAGCCGTTGACTATGCCATAGCAGCTGTAGAGTCTGGTATTACTCGTATAAACACAGTTATTTTGATGGCCTtgcttttttccttaaaaaaattaaatctgattcaatttttattgttGCAGGAGGTGCTGACCCTGCTTGTGTTCTCGAACAAATTGAACTGGAGATCGCTAAAGTCAAAGAAGAAGCCTTCAGTCGGAAAGAACTGCTTGAGAAGGTCGAGAAATGGTTGGCTGCTTGTGAAGAGGAGTCGTGGCTTGAAGAATACAACAGGGTAGAGTGTCTTATCATTGTGTTTATGTCGAGTACCAATGCCATGAACAAATCAGAATCCTTGTGCTATTCCCCTATGCTTAACTGGCATTTTTTGGGGATCCATTCAGGATGACAACAGATACAATGCTGGACGAGGTGCTCATCTTACTCTTAAACGGGCTGAGAAGGCTCGTGCTTTGGTTAACAAATTACCAGGTGTGAGAATGGTATATGTGATATAATAGATGCTGATACAAATCAGTCTGATAGCATAGCCAACCTAAactcctctttttttccccctcatTTGGCATCACCCTGGAGCAGCAATGGTGGAGGCTCTGGCTTCAAAAACCTTGGcatgggagagagagagaggcatgGAATTCACTTATGATGGCGTACGGATATTCTTTTCCCTGTTTGTCTGTATGCTAGTTTTTACCATTCATTTAATTATCTGGAACTCGGGGGTCTTGTTCCATGCAGATCCGCCTTCTGTCTATGCTGGAAAAATACACTATATTAAGGCAAGAGAAAGAGCAAGAACGCCGTTGGCTGCGGGTATAAACCTGTAGCCCTTCTTGATAACATTTTACTAATAGTACACATCACCTCTATGATTTAACATAAGATCTGTTCTGGTTGGTTTGGTAACGTTGAATTCTGTTCTTAACAGGACCAGAAGAAACTCCAGGGGCAGCTTATTGCAGAACAAGAGGCACTTTATGGGTCAAAACCGAGCCCTTCAAAGACCCAGATGGCGAAGAAAGCTCCGAGGATGTCAACTGGGGGTGCAAGCAGTAGAAGACTCTCACTTGGAGGAGCTATGATTCAAACACCTAAACCAAATCATATTCATTCCGCTAAGGGCACCCCTCACTCACGTGCGCCTGCGAAGAATGATCGGTTCCACCAAAATGATCAATTCAATCACCATGATAACAGCTTTGCAGGTTTATCAGCAGGTAAGAGTCTTTCATGCAGTCCCGCACTTTTGCTTTCGGGAGGCAAGAACTATAATGAATTGGAGATATAGGTCATATGGCAGCTATGGCATGATAGAACTTAATCGCACTTGATGTGATTCTTAAAAGTTGATAATCATTTACTATAATCAACCACGCTATTCACACTCCATAGAAAAGCCAATCTCAGATGCTTTGTACTGAGATGGAGGGAGAAGGAGTTGAATTTGAGAGAGATGACAAACTTATGCTATGTTTCATCGAAAGAGCGGAAATCTTCAGTATGGGATTGGACAGTATTGTGATCATCCTGTTTTGTTTCCTCCAATTTACTGTTTGGAACTCGACCTTACACTCTGACGCTCTATGTTTTGTGGGTCTTTTTTAGGCAGGAGAGGATTGGATGTTGCTGGTCTTCCGGCGAAGAAGCACTCATTTGATTCTGCTAGTGCTCGTGAACCCGAGTCACCAATGATTCGGAAACCTTTCTCGCCGATATCCACCAGAGTCCCAACAAAGACTGACTTGACAAACATTTTAGACGATGCGGCCAATCCAAAGCCCAATGAGCTATTCCACAAAAATCTTGCAAGCAACAACAATGCATTCTCCACCCCCGTGAAGACCATCTCGGCCATAGAAGAGGAGAACAAGACTCCCAAAACAATGCCCATCCCCATCCCATCTACTCCTTCCACCATAACAGTCCCCATGCAGACTGCAGTTACACCAGCCCCCGCGTCTGTTCCCGTGCTCGTGGTGAAGGACATTGTACCGGAAGAGATAGAGTACTCATTCGAGGAACGGAGAGCGGGGTTCGTGCTACCAGTAATCCGAGTCTGAAACTTCAGACTGATTCAACTCGAGTGTCATTGCCTGATGATGTTGAATTGGTTTAATTGAATTTCGGTATGTCGAGGAACAGACTGATTCAACTAGAGTGTCATTGCCTGATGATATTGAATTGGTTTTATTGAATTTCGGTATGTCGAGGAACCATATGGAATGATGCTCAAGTCAAAATACAATTTGGCGTTGGGGCTTCAATGATGATGATTTACGTCTATTAATTGTAATTGACTCGTGTTGCTTTTGATATCATTCGGGCGATAATCGTTCCCTCTAACCTCATTAGTCAAAAAGTTCCGGCTATAAATATGATTGTCGTAAGATTTTCTTATTAGATATGCTGACTCGATGAAATTGAATATCAGTTATGATATATATGCACTTAAGCACGCCCCATGACTCAAAAGAGTGCAACTCGCAGGGACAATTCGGTCATTGTGAATTAGACGTGGACCACAAAAGTTGtaggaaattaaataaagaaaaggaaagcagAGGGaccgaattttaaaaaaaaaatcctgtCTTGAGCGGCAGTTGAGTAATCTGCACGTAGTCAACTATAGTTTGACTGAAAAGAACAAAGACATGTCAGTAGttgggaaaaaataataataatcggCATTGGGCAAGGCATGCTTGCGCTTACCcggtaattaatttatttaaaaataaaaaagagaaaaagaaaagaaaagggtttttcttttttctttttccattttccaaaatatttctttttctgtaaATATTCAAACAAACATTATGGACTCTGTCATTTATTATGATATcctttatttaacttttcttGACGGACGTGAAAGTATTGTATTAACCACAATTTATACATACTTTGAATTttgctattttattattattatttcgtCTGGCAattaatttaagatttttcttcttttcctcttttccaatttttttactttattgttgaattattaataaaataaagtaattTCCTTCCCCTTTTAATGCCCGAACCCCAATTTCACATCTGAAGAAAAAATTTCTGTTTTCACCGCaaattgtttttcatttttcactcccttta is a genomic window containing:
- the LOC116206343 gene encoding 65-kDa microtubule-associated protein 3 gives rise to the protein MSKTPSDPLMQVETTCGTLLYELQIIWDEIGESDGDRDKMLLELERECLEVYRRRVDQANRSRAQLRQAIADSEAELAAICSAMGERPLHIKQPDQNTGSLKEELQNILPQLEEMRKRQCDRRNQFIEVLEQIQGIANEMSMYTDKKCSKLVLDESDLSLRKLEELHRQLHALQKEKTDRLMQVQDHLNVLNSLCLVLGLDFKHTAAEVHPSLVDSERSRDISNNTIEKLGAAIAKLREVKLQRMQRLQDLATNMLELWNLMDTPVEEQQMFQNVTCNIAASEHEITEPNTLSVDFISSVEAEVARLEELKSSKMKELVLKKRAELEEICRKTHLIAEADTAVDYAIAAVESGGADPACVLEQIELEIAKVKEEAFSRKELLEKVEKWLAACEEESWLEEYNRDDNRYNAGRGAHLTLKRAEKARALVNKLPAMVEALASKTLAWERERGMEFTYDGIRLLSMLEKYTILRQEKEQERRWLRDQKKLQGQLIAEQEALYGSKPSPSKTQMAKKAPRMSTGGASSRRLSLGGAMIQTPKPNHIHSAKGTPHSRAPAKNDRFHQNDQFNHHDNSFAGLSAGRRGLDVAGLPAKKHSFDSASAREPESPMIRKPFSPISTRVPTKTDLTNILDDAANPKPNELFHKNLASNNNAFSTPVKTISAIEEENKTPKTMPIPIPSTPSTITVPMQTAVTPAPASVPVLVVKDIVPEEIEYSFEERRAGFVLPVIRV